Proteins found in one Lysinibacillus fusiformis genomic segment:
- a CDS encoding DUF927 domain-containing protein → MITEAGLTAGDTFEFKNLLLNKDGVYRYDTNKEEYEWLCKPVFISYKRQNYFNNQVILGINYWQNNRFSILEIDAETFNKQVVDVLAPVGFLIPYYFKNYVNTFLILQQQEVAFRSEYHQIGFLPKPTKDSPIIYGLSTPISQSETNLQWNEVLCRYDLKPKGEFGKWLDMLKKHVIPSPALSFMLGVGFSSMLIGYSSHTSEPLDTQLVHLLGKSSSGKTTAAQLALSIYGLPTERADGTLFNLWHATNNALVHQLTGNYGVAILFDEFSMSTANTVTSLVYVLASGKDKKRMNDKLILKEGGGWSTAFITTGENSIFEKTNRNMGLTVRLQEYDNKQWTTDAAQSNDIKATVNENYGHAAIEVARYLATSNWSTVMPTIQHWKEQFLLKLPESGVKDRMARKYAVIVAALSLAGEAMEIEFPLDEVIEFIVQNDYVLETQRDLADVVYRGVIDDIRSNANQFIFPGIAPSGYHIKGKVERDQTSYKVYYIKAEFEKLLESQGITNYTSIINMLKSKPYFEADTDRPTQRKVIEKDKG, encoded by the coding sequence ATGATTACAGAGGCAGGATTAACAGCAGGAGATACTTTTGAATTCAAAAATCTTTTACTCAATAAAGATGGTGTCTATCGTTACGATACTAATAAAGAAGAGTACGAGTGGTTATGTAAACCTGTATTTATTTCATACAAACGACAAAACTACTTTAATAATCAAGTGATTCTAGGAATCAATTATTGGCAAAATAATCGATTTAGCATTTTGGAAATTGATGCTGAAACATTCAATAAACAAGTGGTAGATGTGCTAGCACCTGTGGGATTCTTAATTCCTTATTACTTTAAGAACTATGTCAATACTTTTCTTATCTTGCAACAACAAGAAGTGGCATTCAGAAGTGAGTATCATCAGATTGGATTTTTACCTAAGCCAACAAAAGATTCCCCTATCATTTATGGCTTGTCTACACCAATTAGTCAGTCTGAAACAAATTTACAATGGAATGAAGTCTTATGTAGATACGACTTAAAGCCTAAAGGTGAATTCGGAAAATGGTTAGATATGTTGAAGAAGCATGTCATTCCAAGTCCAGCGTTAAGTTTTATGTTGGGGGTGGGTTTCTCCTCCATGTTAATCGGGTACAGTAGCCATACATCTGAACCCTTAGATACGCAACTTGTGCATCTCTTAGGAAAATCAAGCTCAGGGAAGACGACCGCTGCTCAGTTGGCATTGTCTATCTATGGATTACCAACAGAACGAGCAGATGGAACCCTTTTTAACTTATGGCACGCAACTAATAACGCATTAGTCCATCAATTGACTGGAAATTATGGTGTAGCGATATTATTCGATGAATTTTCAATGTCCACCGCTAATACAGTCACATCATTAGTCTATGTCTTGGCTAGTGGTAAAGATAAGAAACGAATGAACGATAAACTGATATTAAAAGAAGGTGGGGGTTGGAGTACCGCCTTCATCACTACAGGTGAAAATAGTATCTTTGAGAAAACAAATCGAAATATGGGACTTACCGTCCGTTTGCAGGAATACGACAATAAACAATGGACAACCGATGCCGCTCAATCAAATGACATTAAAGCTACTGTCAATGAAAATTACGGACATGCCGCAATCGAAGTCGCACGCTATTTAGCTACCTCCAATTGGTCAACTGTCATGCCGACTATCCAACACTGGAAGGAACAGTTCCTATTAAAGTTACCTGAGAGTGGTGTGAAGGATCGTATGGCACGTAAATATGCAGTCATTGTAGCAGCCCTCTCCTTAGCTGGCGAAGCGATGGAGATTGAGTTCCCATTGGATGAAGTCATCGAATTTATCGTGCAGAATGATTATGTGTTAGAAACACAGCGTGATTTGGCAGATGTTGTCTATCGTGGTGTGATTGATGATATAAGGTCGAATGCAAATCAGTTTATATTCCCAGGTATAGCCCCATCTGGTTATCACATAAAAGGGAAAGTTGAACGTGACCAAACCTCCTACAAAGTTTATTACATTAAAGCAGAATTTGAAAAGTTGTTGGAAAGCCAAGGCATCACAAACTACACCAGTATTATAAACATGTTGAAAAGTAAACCTTACTTCGAAGCGGATACGGATCGACCCACACAGCGAAAAGTCATCGAAAAGGACAAGGGTTGA
- a CDS encoding tyrosine-type recombinase/integrase: protein MKKNQYTVVKEVAEDIVPMFNTAKELFLTTLKDKQMSSETIRGYDNDLKQFHTFLRDGSNAPVFVNCITTESIELLVKQLRKNKLAAASVNRKINAISSFCNFAVKKRWFAFNPAADVDRVREKSKERAYLNVEEIQKILAAITHTTIKYVVILMSNTGLRVSEATNLRLSDVDFDNKVLHVIGGKGNKDRDVPLNDALIEQLKTYKDKHRPTTNSLNFFATSKTGGISQQYVNRELKEAAKKAGIEKEVTSHVLRHSFASQLVQTQTHVAVISKLLGHADVRTTSIYMHADQTDLQQAVNTIGFLK from the coding sequence ATGAAAAAGAACCAGTATACAGTTGTAAAAGAAGTAGCAGAAGATATAGTTCCAATGTTTAACACCGCTAAAGAATTGTTTCTAACAACTTTAAAAGATAAGCAAATGAGCAGTGAAACGATTCGGGGTTATGATAATGATTTAAAGCAATTCCATACCTTCTTAAGGGATGGCAGTAATGCCCCAGTGTTTGTGAATTGTATTACTACCGAATCCATTGAATTGTTGGTCAAACAGTTACGAAAAAATAAGCTAGCTGCTGCATCCGTTAATCGTAAAATCAATGCCATTTCAAGCTTCTGTAACTTTGCGGTAAAAAAGAGATGGTTTGCATTTAATCCAGCTGCAGATGTCGATCGTGTACGTGAGAAAAGTAAAGAGCGTGCTTACCTTAATGTAGAGGAGATACAAAAAATCCTTGCAGCCATCACGCATACAACGATTAAGTATGTCGTTATTTTGATGAGTAATACTGGTTTACGTGTGAGTGAAGCAACAAATCTACGATTATCGGATGTAGACTTTGACAATAAAGTGTTACATGTCATTGGGGGAAAAGGCAACAAAGATCGTGATGTTCCGCTGAATGATGCTCTCATTGAACAATTAAAAACGTATAAGGATAAGCATCGTCCAACTACAAATTCACTGAATTTCTTTGCGACAAGTAAAACAGGCGGTATTAGCCAGCAGTACGTGAATCGGGAGCTGAAAGAAGCAGCCAAAAAAGCAGGGATTGAAAAGGAAGTGACAAGCCATGTGTTACGCCATTCCTTTGCCTCACAACTTGTTCAAACACAAACCCATGTTGCTGTAATTTCGAAACTCTTAGGGCATGCAGATGTAAGAACAACTTCGATTTACATGCATGCTGATCAAACAGATTTGCAGCAAGCAGTGAATACAATTGGATTCTTAAAATAA
- a CDS encoding Rpn family recombination-promoting nuclease/putative transposase produces MNHKALKRIPLNKLMDLKVDYAFKQLFGSEKNKDITIVFLNAILQRTGRDTVKEVMFVNQEVGGEYEDDKQSRLDIVVKTQMGELINVEMQLSNQDDMFKRTLFYWSRLYTAQLQKGRGYRKLLPTITINICNFTIFDEIKHYHSTYHLYEDTMLERLKPKDDVLEVHFIEMNKFLKAWHQEQLNPLDDILARWLLLLGMVDVRKEKVYNDIYQELEELAMKDENLLEAFNEWENLSQTPETIIAYQSRLKAILDEEARLDDVHEKGIEEGVKKVAKELISLNLDLETIRKATGLSIEEIEELRSEM; encoded by the coding sequence ATGAATCACAAAGCCTTAAAACGTATTCCATTGAATAAATTAATGGATTTAAAAGTAGACTATGCCTTCAAACAGTTGTTTGGTAGTGAGAAGAATAAAGATATTACAATCGTATTTTTAAATGCTATTTTACAACGTACGGGTCGAGATACAGTAAAAGAAGTCATGTTTGTTAATCAAGAAGTTGGTGGCGAATATGAAGATGATAAGCAATCAAGATTAGACATAGTAGTAAAAACACAAATGGGTGAATTGATTAATGTAGAAATGCAATTATCTAATCAAGATGATATGTTTAAGCGTACGCTATTTTACTGGTCACGTTTATATACAGCACAACTTCAAAAAGGAAGAGGCTATCGTAAATTATTGCCTACAATTACTATTAATATTTGTAACTTTACGATTTTTGATGAGATCAAACATTATCATAGTACCTATCATTTGTATGAAGATACAATGCTTGAACGATTAAAGCCGAAAGACGATGTACTTGAAGTGCATTTTATTGAAATGAACAAGTTTTTAAAAGCTTGGCATCAAGAGCAACTAAACCCATTAGATGATATTTTGGCTAGGTGGTTGTTGTTACTAGGAATGGTCGATGTTCGTAAGGAAAAGGTTTACAATGATATTTATCAAGAATTGGAGGAGTTAGCAATGAAAGATGAAAACTTATTAGAAGCGTTTAATGAGTGGGAAAACTTAAGTCAAACACCTGAGACAATAATTGCTTACCAATCTCGATTAAAAGCCATTTTAGATGAAGAAGCTCGATTAGATGATGTACATGAAAAGGGCATTGAAGAAGGTGTAAAAAAAGTAGCAAAAGAATTAATTTCTTTAAACCTTGATTTGGAAACAATTAGAAAGGCTACAGGTTTATCAATAGAAGAAATTGAAGAATTAAGATCAGAAATGTAA